One Micromonospora sp. WMMD1120 genomic region harbors:
- the adhE gene encoding bifunctional acetaldehyde-CoA/alcohol dehydrogenase yields the protein MIETLVANGLKALADYDSYDQKQVDEIVKKASVAALGRHAALAMLAVEETGRGVFEDKAVKNIFACEHVTNHMADIRTVGVIAQDDIAGLTQIAEPVGVVAAVTPVTNPTSTTIFKALLALKTRNPVIFAFHPAAQRCSQEAARTVRDAAVAAGAPAHCVQWIEKPSVAATNELMQHPGVSVVLATGGNAMVRAAYSTGKPALGVGAGNVPAYLEASADVARAVNDVVLSKSFDNGMICASEQAVIIDDAIQPAVLAEFRRLHAHVATPEEKSLLETLLFGLGELNPDVVGQSATWIAEHAGFAVAPDTSIILAPVDRVGPAEPLTREKLCPVLALLPATGHDQAFAYAEQMVEFDGLGHSAVIHTRDADLAEAYGRRVKAVRIIWNAPASQGGIGDMYNAFLPSLTLGCGSYGHNSVSHNVTAVDLINIKRVARRTNNLQWFKVPPKIYFEPNAIRYLADMSDVHRVTVVTDHTMTKLGYVDRVLSVLHRRREQVALQIIDDVEPEPSVRTVDRGAELMRSFRPDTIIALGGGSAMDAAKVMWLRYEHPEVVFADLREKFFDIRKRAFKFPTLGALAQLVCIPTTSGTGAEVTPFAVITDTTSGKKYPLADYALTPSVAIVDPVLAADLPAVVTADSGFDALTHAVESYVSVYASDFTDGLALHAIRLIFGNLARAVQHGAADPQAREKMHNAGTIAGMAFGSAFLGIVHAMSHTLGATFHVAHGRTNAILLPHVIRYNGAVPSKLTGWPRYESYRAPQRFADIARTLGLPAATDAEAVEALATAIEKLRDEVGIEPSFAAVGVDERAFLTALPQQALIAYEDQCAPANPRMPMLADMQELMRAAYYGPTSAG from the coding sequence ATGATCGAGACCTTGGTCGCGAACGGTCTCAAGGCGTTGGCCGACTACGACTCCTACGACCAGAAACAGGTCGACGAGATCGTGAAGAAGGCGTCGGTGGCCGCGCTTGGCCGGCACGCCGCGCTGGCGATGCTGGCGGTCGAGGAGACCGGCCGCGGCGTGTTCGAGGACAAGGCGGTGAAGAACATCTTCGCCTGCGAACACGTCACCAACCACATGGCCGACATCCGTACCGTCGGGGTCATCGCCCAGGACGACATCGCGGGGCTCACCCAGATCGCCGAGCCGGTCGGGGTGGTGGCCGCGGTGACGCCGGTGACCAACCCGACCTCGACCACCATCTTCAAGGCGCTGTTGGCCCTCAAGACCCGCAACCCGGTGATCTTCGCCTTCCACCCGGCGGCGCAACGTTGCAGCCAGGAGGCCGCCCGCACGGTCCGTGACGCCGCCGTCGCCGCCGGCGCGCCGGCGCACTGCGTCCAGTGGATCGAGAAGCCGTCGGTGGCCGCGACGAACGAGTTGATGCAGCATCCCGGTGTCTCGGTGGTCCTGGCGACCGGCGGCAACGCCATGGTCCGGGCCGCCTACTCCACCGGCAAACCGGCGCTCGGCGTCGGCGCCGGCAACGTCCCGGCGTACCTCGAGGCTTCGGCCGACGTGGCCCGCGCGGTCAACGACGTGGTGCTGTCCAAGTCGTTCGACAACGGCATGATCTGCGCCTCCGAGCAGGCCGTCATCATCGACGACGCGATCCAGCCCGCCGTCCTCGCCGAGTTCCGGCGACTGCACGCCCACGTCGCGACGCCGGAGGAGAAGTCGCTGCTGGAGACGCTGCTCTTCGGCCTCGGAGAACTCAACCCGGACGTGGTCGGGCAGTCGGCGACCTGGATCGCCGAACACGCCGGTTTCGCGGTCGCCCCGGACACCTCGATCATCCTGGCCCCGGTCGACCGGGTCGGCCCGGCCGAGCCGCTGACCAGGGAGAAGCTCTGCCCGGTGCTCGCCCTGCTGCCGGCCACCGGTCACGACCAGGCCTTCGCGTACGCCGAGCAGATGGTCGAGTTCGACGGACTGGGCCACAGCGCCGTCATCCACACGCGGGACGCCGATCTGGCCGAAGCGTACGGTCGCCGGGTCAAGGCCGTCCGGATCATCTGGAACGCACCAGCGTCGCAGGGCGGCATCGGCGACATGTACAACGCCTTCCTACCGTCGCTGACGCTGGGCTGTGGAAGCTACGGCCACAACTCGGTGTCGCACAACGTCACAGCGGTCGATCTGATCAACATCAAGCGGGTCGCCCGGCGTACGAACAATCTGCAGTGGTTCAAGGTTCCACCGAAGATCTACTTCGAGCCGAACGCGATCCGTTACCTCGCCGACATGTCCGACGTGCACCGGGTCACGGTGGTCACCGATCACACCATGACCAAGCTGGGGTACGTGGACCGCGTGCTGTCCGTGCTGCACCGCCGCCGCGAACAGGTGGCGCTACAGATCATCGACGACGTCGAGCCGGAGCCCAGCGTCCGCACTGTCGACCGTGGCGCCGAGTTGATGCGGTCGTTCCGGCCGGACACCATCATCGCCCTCGGCGGGGGTTCGGCGATGGATGCCGCCAAGGTGATGTGGCTGCGTTACGAGCACCCCGAGGTCGTCTTTGCCGATCTGCGGGAGAAGTTCTTCGACATCCGCAAACGCGCGTTCAAGTTCCCCACCCTCGGCGCCCTGGCCCAACTCGTGTGTATCCCGACCACCTCCGGCACCGGCGCCGAGGTCACCCCGTTCGCCGTCATCACCGACACCACGTCGGGCAAGAAGTACCCGCTCGCCGACTACGCCCTCACGCCGAGCGTGGCGATCGTCGACCCGGTGCTGGCCGCCGACCTGCCGGCGGTGGTCACCGCGGACAGCGGCTTCGACGCGCTCACCCACGCGGTCGAGTCCTACGTGTCCGTCTACGCCAGCGACTTCACCGACGGCCTGGCCCTGCACGCCATCCGGCTCATCTTCGGCAACCTCGCCCGCGCGGTGCAGCACGGCGCTGCGGACCCGCAGGCCCGCGAGAAGATGCACAATGCCGGGACGATCGCCGGAATGGCGTTCGGCAGCGCCTTCCTCGGCATCGTGCACGCCATGTCGCACACCCTGGGCGCCACCTTCCACGTCGCACACGGGCGCACCAACGCGATCCTGCTCCCACATGTCATCCGCTACAACGGGGCCGTGCCGAGCAAACTCACCGGCTGGCCCAGATACGAGAGCTACCGGGCGCCGCAACGCTTCGCCGACATCGCCCGCACCCTCGGGCTGCCCGCGGCGACGGACGCCGAAGCGGTCGAAGCTCTGGCGACGGCGATCGAGAAGCTGCGGGACGAGGTCGGTATCGAACCCTCGTTCGCGGCTGTCGGCGTGGACGAGCGGGCCTTCCTCACGGCGCTGCCGCAGCAGGCGCTCATCGCGTACGAGGACCAGTGCGCGCCCGCGAATCCCCGGATGCCGATGCTCGCCGACATGCAGGAGCTGATGCGCGCCGCGTACTACGGACCGACGAGCGCCGGCTGA
- a CDS encoding nitroreductase family protein, translating to MNVLARCVAAATLAPSLHNSQPWRFRITGREVRVYADHSRRLDALDPSGRELLISVGAALFTLRLALRAEGWRTTHVLFPEPDSPDLVARVLLDREAPPPETVTTLAEAIARRHTNRWPFADSAVSANAIEELTMAAADQGAALTVAGPAARNAILGLGHQAERRLRASGRYRAELSHWTRPAPGRHDGIPAATIGPWDALERMPIRDFGLVHPQPRRTSEFFEAHPTIAVLATLGDGPHDWVRAGQALQHVLLAATRLRLATTPISQPVEVPAIRELLTDTAAGRWAQMIIRIGYGPQAAVTPRRPLSEVLKRNDQ from the coding sequence ATGAACGTGCTGGCCCGGTGCGTGGCGGCGGCGACACTCGCCCCTTCGCTGCACAACAGCCAGCCGTGGCGTTTCCGGATCACCGGCCGGGAAGTGCGGGTGTACGCGGACCACAGCCGCCGACTCGACGCGCTGGACCCGTCCGGTCGAGAACTCCTGATCAGTGTCGGTGCGGCCCTGTTCACCCTGCGGCTGGCTCTGCGAGCAGAGGGTTGGCGCACGACGCACGTCCTCTTCCCGGAGCCGGACTCGCCCGACCTGGTGGCCCGGGTGCTGCTCGATCGAGAAGCCCCACCGCCGGAAACCGTGACGACGTTGGCCGAAGCGATCGCCCGGCGGCACACCAATCGGTGGCCGTTCGCCGACTCGGCGGTCTCTGCCAACGCGATCGAGGAGCTGACCATGGCCGCTGCGGACCAGGGGGCGGCACTCACGGTCGCCGGCCCGGCCGCCCGCAACGCCATCCTGGGGCTCGGGCACCAGGCCGAGCGCCGGCTACGCGCGAGCGGCCGCTACCGGGCCGAGCTGAGCCACTGGACGAGGCCCGCGCCGGGCCGCCACGACGGCATCCCGGCCGCCACCATCGGACCGTGGGACGCCCTCGAACGGATGCCGATCCGAGACTTCGGCCTCGTCCACCCGCAACCCCGGCGGACCAGTGAGTTCTTCGAGGCGCACCCGACCATCGCCGTGCTCGCGACGCTCGGTGACGGCCCGCACGACTGGGTCCGCGCCGGTCAGGCGCTTCAGCACGTCCTGCTGGCGGCCACCCGGCTGAGGCTGGCCACCACCCCCATCAGCCAACCGGTCGAGGTTCCGGCGATCCGCGAACTGCTCACCGACACCGCGGCCGGCCGTTGGGCGCAGATGATCATCCGGATCGGGTACGGACCGCAGGCCGCGGTGACACCGCGCCGGCCGCTCTCCGAGGTACTGAAGAGGAACGACCAGTGA
- a CDS encoding nitroreductase/quinone reductase family protein, with protein sequence MIFSRAWRRWMYPGGRPGRLARVLNRIAAAQHSSGFLAPSTWVTLEVLGRRSGRTVAFPLVMVIHDGQRYLVSMLGWRANWVANVRAAGGAATLRRGRREPVRLVEVDVAQRAPILREYLAKAPGARPHFPIGRRSPIAQFAPIAAEYPVFLITPAGP encoded by the coding sequence GTGATCTTTTCACGTGCATGGCGCCGCTGGATGTACCCGGGCGGCCGCCCCGGTCGCCTGGCGCGGGTACTCAACCGGATCGCCGCCGCCCAGCACAGCAGCGGATTCCTGGCGCCGTCGACCTGGGTGACCCTGGAAGTGCTCGGCCGCAGGAGTGGGCGGACGGTGGCCTTCCCGTTGGTGATGGTCATTCATGACGGGCAGCGCTACCTGGTCTCGATGCTCGGGTGGCGGGCCAACTGGGTGGCCAATGTCCGGGCCGCCGGCGGTGCGGCCACCCTGCGCCGTGGCCGGCGCGAGCCGGTCCGGCTGGTCGAGGTCGACGTGGCGCAACGAGCGCCGATCCTGCGCGAATATCTCGCCAAGGCGCCGGGTGCCCGGCCGCACTTCCCGATCGGTCGACGATCTCCAATCGCACAGTTCGCTCCGATAGCTGCGGAGTACCCGGTATTCCTGATCACACCGGCGGGGCCCTGA
- a CDS encoding phosphoketolase family protein: MTAVVSESRTLAELDDIELARLDAWWRANNYLTIGQIYLQGNPLLREPLSAEHIKPRLLGHWGTSPGLSLIYAHVSRLIRHTGQQAIYLAGPGHGGPALVAAGYLEGTYSEVYPDVSQDEAGMLRLFRQFSSPGGIPSHVSVTTPGSIHEGGELGYVLVHAFGAVMDNPDLLAIAVVGDGEAETGPLEGSWKGVSFLNPERDGAVLPILHLNDAKISGPTVLGRKEPEEVRALLRGHGYDVIEVEGADLPGMHHRFAAALATAWTTIRDIQNAARDGSWDGTRPVWPLIVLRSPKGWTGPDSVDGITVTGTWRSHQVPLSGVKDNPEHLALLERWLTSYRPEELFDSAGSPVALIRDQAPDGDLRMSASPHANGGVLTRDLDLPDFRTYAVDVSRPARQRTESTRKLGEMMRDIYSRNADRFRLFCPDETNSNRLGSVFEVSDRAFMERVTPEDVAISRDGRVMEVLSEHNCHGWLEGYNLTGRHGMFATYEAFAMVSASQTVQHGKWLQEAKHLPWREKVPSLNVLLTSTAWRNDHNGFSHQGPGLIQVVLTQRGDVARVYLPPDANTLLSVADHCFRSRSYINLIVIDKQPQLQYLSMDEAIEHCARGAGVWDWAGTDDGTSDPDIVLACAGDVVTMETVAAAQILRDRLPGFKVRVVNVVDLMTLVRPKDHPHGMNETLFTELFTDTVDVVFSFHGYPGAIHQLVHGRPDVDRFRVRGFIEQGTTTTPFDMTVRNRASRYHLVMDAINNAKRLPRGAADLKAWCQSQLDRHETYVVEHLEDMPEVRDWALGDWAARG; the protein is encoded by the coding sequence GTGACCGCGGTCGTTTCCGAATCCCGTACGCTCGCCGAACTCGACGACATCGAACTCGCCCGTCTGGACGCGTGGTGGCGGGCGAACAACTACCTGACCATCGGGCAGATCTATCTGCAGGGCAACCCGCTGCTGCGCGAGCCCCTGTCGGCTGAGCACATCAAGCCACGCCTGCTCGGTCACTGGGGCACCAGCCCCGGTCTGTCGCTGATCTACGCGCACGTCTCCCGGCTGATCCGGCACACCGGGCAGCAGGCGATCTACCTTGCCGGTCCGGGTCACGGCGGTCCGGCGCTGGTGGCCGCCGGCTACCTGGAAGGCACCTACAGCGAGGTCTACCCGGACGTCAGCCAGGATGAGGCCGGGATGCTGCGTCTGTTCCGGCAGTTCTCCAGCCCGGGTGGGATTCCGTCGCACGTGTCGGTGACCACCCCCGGCTCCATCCACGAAGGCGGCGAGCTGGGCTACGTCCTGGTCCACGCGTTCGGCGCGGTCATGGACAACCCGGACCTGCTAGCCATCGCGGTGGTGGGCGACGGTGAGGCCGAGACCGGGCCCCTCGAGGGCTCCTGGAAGGGCGTGTCCTTCCTCAACCCCGAGCGCGACGGCGCTGTTCTGCCGATCCTGCACCTCAACGACGCCAAGATCTCTGGTCCCACCGTGCTGGGGCGCAAGGAACCCGAGGAGGTACGCGCCCTGCTGCGCGGCCACGGCTACGACGTCATCGAGGTCGAGGGCGCCGACCTGCCCGGCATGCACCACCGCTTCGCCGCCGCCCTGGCCACTGCCTGGACGACGATCCGCGACATCCAGAACGCCGCCCGTGACGGTTCCTGGGACGGCACCCGCCCGGTCTGGCCGCTGATCGTCCTGCGGTCGCCGAAGGGCTGGACCGGGCCGGACTCCGTCGACGGGATCACCGTCACCGGGACATGGCGGTCACACCAGGTTCCGCTGTCCGGCGTCAAAGACAACCCGGAACACCTCGCGCTCCTCGAGCGCTGGCTCACGTCGTACCGTCCGGAGGAGCTGTTCGATTCCGCCGGCTCGCCCGTGGCGTTGATCCGGGACCAGGCTCCCGACGGTGACCTACGGATGAGCGCCAGCCCGCATGCCAACGGCGGCGTGCTGACCCGGGATCTGGACCTGCCGGACTTCCGTACCTACGCGGTCGACGTGTCCCGGCCCGCGCGGCAGCGGACCGAGTCGACACGCAAGCTGGGCGAGATGATGCGCGACATCTACAGCCGCAACGCCGACCGGTTCCGGTTGTTCTGCCCGGACGAGACCAACAGCAACCGGCTTGGTTCCGTCTTCGAGGTCTCCGACCGCGCCTTCATGGAGCGGGTGACGCCAGAGGATGTGGCGATCAGCCGCGACGGCCGGGTCATGGAGGTGCTCAGCGAGCACAACTGCCACGGCTGGCTGGAGGGCTACAACCTGACCGGCCGGCACGGCATGTTCGCCACCTACGAGGCGTTCGCCATGGTCAGCGCCTCGCAGACAGTGCAGCACGGCAAGTGGTTGCAGGAGGCCAAGCACCTGCCGTGGCGCGAGAAGGTGCCCAGCCTCAACGTGCTGCTCACCTCGACGGCGTGGCGCAACGACCACAACGGCTTCTCCCACCAGGGGCCGGGCCTGATCCAGGTGGTGCTGACCCAACGCGGCGACGTCGCCCGGGTCTACCTGCCGCCGGACGCCAACACCCTGCTGTCGGTGGCCGACCACTGCTTCCGGTCGCGGTCGTACATCAACCTGATCGTGATCGACAAGCAGCCGCAGCTGCAGTACCTCTCCATGGACGAGGCGATCGAGCACTGCGCCCGTGGCGCGGGTGTCTGGGACTGGGCCGGCACCGACGACGGCACCAGCGACCCCGACATCGTCCTCGCCTGCGCCGGCGACGTCGTCACCATGGAGACGGTCGCGGCGGCACAGATCCTGCGCGACCGGCTGCCCGGCTTCAAGGTCCGTGTGGTCAACGTGGTCGACTTGATGACCCTGGTCCGGCCCAAGGACCACCCACACGGCATGAACGAGACCTTGTTCACCGAACTGTTCACCGACACCGTCGACGTGGTGTTCTCCTTCCACGGCTACCCCGGCGCGATCCACCAGCTCGTGCACGGCCGCCCCGATGTGGACCGGTTCCGCGTCCGCGGCTTCATCGAGCAGGGCACGACCACCACCCCGTTCGATATGACGGTGCGCAACAGGGCGTCGCGGTACCACCTCGTGATGGACGCCATCAACAACGCCAAGCGCCTCCCCCGCGGCGCAGCGGACCTCAAGGCGTGGTGCCAGAGTCAGCTCGACCGCCACGAGACGTACGTGGTGGAACACCTCGAGGACATGCCCGAGGTCCGCGACTGGGCCCTCGGCGACTGGGCGGCACGCGGCTGA
- the ppdK gene encoding pyruvate, phosphate dikinase: MTRYVYDFTDGNKDLKDLLGGKGANLAEMTLMGLPVPPGFTVTTEACRAYLRTGTMPAGLLTEVEHHLRQMQTRMGKTFGDPRDPLLLSVRSGARFSMPGMMETILDIGLNDASVAGLGRRSADERFAWDSYRRLIQMFGKTVFDVPAEAFEEELTAARSIAGVGTDPELDTAQLQDLVHAYKKVFHEHTGRTFPQAPHEQLFLAIGAVFRSWNAERAVLYRRQERIPQDLGTAVNVMAMVFGNQGTNSGTGVAFTRDPATGRRGVYGDYLRNAQGEDVVAGIRNTVPLAELAVIDPASYRQLLSIMQRLEQRYRDLCDIEFTIENGTLWMLQTRVGKRTPAAAFIIAAQLVDEGRITLDEALQRVTGEQLAQLMFPNFDTTAAPPPLTTGVPASPGAAVGAIVFDSASAVAATEPVILVRRETNPDDLPGMIAAQGILTSRGGKTSHAAVVARGMGKTCVCGVEELRVDADSVTVAGRTLHAGDVISIDGTTGRVYPGSVAVRPSAVVRYFEGDLTAHDDPLLSAVERLMIHADHRARLDVHANADTGADATRARRFGATGIGLCRTEHMFLGERRRLVERLILAEDDAARAEALQALLPLQRADFEELFAAMDGLPVTVRLIDPPLHEFLPPLEELTARVARADALGVDPGHDGALLTAVRRMHEQNPMLGLRGVRLGLMIPGLFAMQVRAIAQAAAARVAAGGDPRPEIMVPLVGAVQELETVRAEAEPVLASVPGAPPIRLGTMIEVPRAALTAGQIATVAEFFSFGTNDLTQMTWGFSRDDVEGAFFGRYLELGIFSISPFESIDRDGVGELVRTAVQRGRAVRPDLTVGVCGEHGGDPTSVRFFHDAGLDYVSCSPFRVPIARLEAGRAASAAAGSDSR; encoded by the coding sequence ATGACCAGATACGTGTACGACTTCACGGACGGCAACAAGGACCTCAAGGACCTGCTCGGCGGCAAGGGCGCCAACCTGGCCGAGATGACCCTGATGGGCCTGCCGGTACCGCCGGGTTTCACCGTCACCACCGAGGCGTGCCGCGCCTACCTGCGCACCGGCACGATGCCGGCGGGCCTGCTCACCGAGGTCGAGCACCACCTACGACAGATGCAGACCCGGATGGGCAAGACCTTCGGCGACCCCAGGGATCCGCTGTTGCTGTCGGTGCGCTCCGGTGCCAGGTTCTCGATGCCAGGGATGATGGAGACGATCCTGGACATCGGCCTGAACGACGCGAGTGTCGCCGGCCTCGGACGGCGGAGCGCGGATGAGCGGTTCGCCTGGGACTCGTACCGGCGCCTGATCCAGATGTTCGGTAAGACGGTTTTCGACGTTCCAGCCGAAGCTTTCGAGGAGGAGCTGACGGCCGCCCGGTCGATCGCGGGCGTCGGGACGGACCCGGAACTCGACACGGCTCAACTGCAGGACCTGGTACACGCGTACAAGAAGGTGTTCCACGAGCACACCGGCCGGACCTTTCCGCAGGCACCGCACGAACAGCTGTTCCTGGCGATCGGCGCGGTGTTCCGCTCGTGGAACGCCGAACGCGCCGTCCTGTATCGCCGGCAGGAGCGCATCCCGCAGGATTTGGGCACCGCGGTCAACGTCATGGCGATGGTCTTCGGCAACCAGGGGACGAACTCCGGCACCGGGGTCGCCTTCACCCGGGACCCGGCCACCGGCCGGCGCGGCGTCTACGGCGACTACCTGCGCAACGCCCAGGGAGAGGACGTGGTCGCCGGGATCCGCAACACGGTGCCGCTGGCCGAGCTCGCCGTCATCGATCCAGCCAGCTATCGGCAGCTACTGTCGATCATGCAGCGGCTCGAGCAGCGTTACCGCGACCTGTGCGACATCGAGTTCACCATCGAGAACGGCACGTTGTGGATGCTGCAGACCCGGGTCGGCAAGCGCACGCCAGCCGCCGCGTTCATCATCGCCGCCCAGCTGGTCGACGAAGGCCGCATCACTCTGGACGAGGCATTGCAGCGGGTCACCGGGGAGCAACTGGCCCAGCTGATGTTTCCCAACTTCGACACCACCGCCGCTCCCCCGCCGCTGACCACCGGCGTGCCGGCCTCTCCGGGCGCGGCCGTCGGCGCGATCGTCTTCGACTCCGCCTCCGCGGTGGCGGCGACCGAGCCGGTCATCCTGGTGCGCCGGGAGACCAACCCCGACGACCTGCCCGGCATGATCGCTGCTCAGGGCATCCTGACCTCGCGCGGTGGCAAGACGTCGCACGCCGCGGTGGTCGCCCGCGGCATGGGCAAGACGTGCGTCTGCGGAGTCGAGGAGCTGCGCGTCGACGCCGACTCGGTCACCGTGGCGGGCCGCACCCTGCACGCCGGTGACGTCATCTCGATCGACGGCACCACCGGAAGGGTCTACCCGGGGTCGGTCGCCGTGCGGCCCTCCGCGGTGGTGCGGTACTTCGAGGGCGACCTGACGGCGCACGACGACCCACTGCTCTCCGCCGTGGAACGGCTGATGATCCACGCCGATCACCGGGCCCGGCTCGACGTGCACGCCAACGCCGACACCGGCGCCGACGCGACCCGAGCACGCCGCTTCGGCGCCACCGGAATCGGCCTGTGCCGCACCGAGCACATGTTCCTCGGCGAGCGCCGCCGGCTGGTCGAGCGGCTGATCCTGGCCGAGGACGACGCCGCCCGCGCCGAAGCCCTCCAGGCGCTGCTGCCCTTGCAGCGGGCCGACTTCGAGGAGTTGTTCGCCGCGATGGACGGGCTGCCGGTGACCGTGCGGCTCATCGACCCGCCGCTGCACGAGTTCCTGCCCCCGCTGGAGGAGCTGACCGCCCGGGTGGCCCGCGCGGACGCGCTCGGCGTGGACCCCGGCCATGACGGTGCGCTGCTGACGGCGGTGCGGCGAATGCACGAGCAGAACCCGATGCTCGGGCTGCGCGGCGTACGCCTGGGCCTGATGATCCCGGGTCTGTTCGCCATGCAGGTCCGCGCGATCGCGCAGGCCGCGGCCGCCCGGGTCGCCGCCGGCGGCGACCCGCGGCCGGAGATCATGGTTCCGCTGGTCGGAGCGGTCCAAGAACTCGAGACGGTACGCGCGGAAGCGGAGCCGGTGCTGGCGAGCGTGCCCGGTGCGCCGCCGATCCGGCTCGGCACCATGATCGAGGTCCCCCGGGCCGCCCTCACCGCCGGGCAGATCGCCACCGTCGCCGAGTTCTTCTCGTTCGGCACCAACGACCTGACCCAGATGACGTGGGGCTTCTCCCGCGACGACGTGGAAGGCGCGTTCTTCGGCCGGTACCTCGAACTGGGCATCTTCTCGATCTCACCGTTCGAGAGCATCGACCGCGACGGCGTCGGCGAACTGGTCCGCACCGCCGTCCAGCGCGGCCGAGCCGTCCGGCCCGATCTCACCGTCGGGGTCTGCGGTGAGCACGGTGGCGATCCGACCTCCGTGCGGTTCTTCCACGACGCCGGCCTGGACTACGTCTCCTGCTCGCCGTTCCGGGTGCCGATCGCCCGGCTCGAGGCCGGTCGTGCCGCGAGCGCGGCGGCCGGCTCGGACAGCCGCTAG